tattttcaaccgttagatctactagattaatggtttagatttattCGCACGTTCTCATTtgggacatggttctcacctgattaaggactatatatatatactcatataattataaaagtttgtaTAACTTTAActttttactaattttaattacaaaataataagtttatttgaaaaaaattaacaaactagttattatatttgaatatttttattattttatgttttaatataaccaataaattttaatgtgtaaataatttaaatattattattatttcttgaattttttagTAAGATAATTAGTGACGAGTATCGTATCTACAACCAGTGGGCGGGGGTGATTTTTGAAGAAATTCACCCACTATGGATcaggggtggggtgggggagaAAGTGTAAGGGTGGATTGAGACGTGGATGTAGACACCCCTAACCCACCACGACCCATTGTACTATTTAACTTCATtctattttttcaattattagtGGGTTCGCTTATTGACATGTTTTAACGGGTAGACTCAATTTTTAGTTCCAAGaatgcattaattattttatttaatataaaatgcaAATTATAAAGATactaaatcattaattaattattttgaaaactaggcaaaattaaaagtaataataacaatacgaTACTTTATTAGTTGTCTTTGTCGGAAAgtaataaaattagttttgactataatttttttttctaatgtgACACATTATGAAATGAATGTTAATTATTAGACATGGTTCATGTTATATCACATAATCACATCATAATATTCAGATACTGCACgattcatattatattacattataatgGTAATGGTTACATTACAATACTACATGTGTCTTTGTTCGATTTCAAAAGAtgtgacattttttaaaattaattttaaattttcaaaaattgtcttcaaacttaatttttatcatttttttttagaaagatttcattctttccaaaattttgaaaatgttaaattCGAGAACATATACAGCAGTCAAATTAGgaaaccctaatgctgcctcccttttctctctaaaacaaaaagcctTTCTCtactgctcaacttcggcttccaccgccggcctccggccggagctctaatggagctttgagccggcggttttggtcaccttctacgtttgctctcgtTCTTCTTTCGcctcgaccaccgtcgcagctccgtccgcctccgtcCACCGCCGCGCAcacatcttcttcttccgttttctttccccttgaataaattaatagtaggtaggtattggggtttgtgttggtagtcttgaactcccaaccctactttggctttaccactttttattttctctattattgtgttttcctctcgttactttcacgggcttttttcctctcgttactttcacgagcttttcattatcattagcataaatcgtttagtttggtttcggaaagtgttgatcttatcctgggcgagcaaaaaagaataatgacgaagacccagatctttgatgaaggtttaagctccttgaaggaacatagcttcctagttatgaaacagtctgcgattcaagttttctataacatagttagaaaagttgtttctatgtctgactgtaaggggtttaccatttcattgatcgttgatgtaaacgttttatgttatgaagtAATGGAAtaactacgtttaccttcaaaaaaaaaatatacagcAGTCAAATTGGtcactttattatattataatattactcTGATTCCTcttaacccaatggggtagatcaagtggcaagtgagttctCTTTGTGGAGAAGAATTTCAAGACAACTTGGGTTCGATTTTCATAAGTGATGAACATtagaagtaataataatatatgatattttattagttGTCTTtgtaggaaaataataaaataaattttgaccataatttttttttttttataatgtgaCACATTACGAAATGAATGTTAATAATTAGATACTGCATATATGATTCATGCATgttattattactccgtattacataATTATGGTATTTACATCACAATATTACATGTCTTTGTTCGATTTCAAAAGATGcatgtgacattttttttaaaattaattttaaattttcaaaaattgtcttaaaattaatttttatcatttttaaaaaaatttcattctttccaaattttgaaaatgttaaattCGAAAACATAATAGTCAAACTGGTCACTTTATTATATaatactagtgttttacccgtgcgatgcacgaaaacaattatgatatgatgaaCTAAGGAAGAAATTTACAAAATGGAAAATCATTGTAGAATTGTATAAATGAAACTAtgatgaaatattataataacattttacaaattttggaaAACCTCTTGTATACAATGTTTCTTGTGGAATTactttgggtgttctccttatcacaaatcaaaatcttcaatccaTTTGGGTTGGTGACTCTTAAGCAAcaacatataattgtccatgaCTAAATACTGGTCTTTTCAAAAAGATGCCTACGTGAGAAAGTGATTGACCTTGATTCTTGTTAATCGTCATTACATAAGAGACGATTAAAGGGAATTGTctcctttgaaatttaaaaggcagTCTCAAATCTGAAGGAGTTAATGGCATTCTTGGAATCAAGATTTTATAACCTGCACTACTTCTAGATAATACCTTTGCTTCTAAAACATGATTTCCAAGTTTAGTAATAACCATCATTGTCCCATTACACAAACCAATTGAGTAGTCAATATTTTTCAAGAGCATAACTGGAGTACCTACTTTCAGCCTGAGTTCATGATTAGGCACACTAGAACACTTGATCCCGTTCAAAAATCCAGGCGTGTGCACATCAACTAATAGATCAACATTTGAATCTGATTTGCAAGCACTGTCAAAGCTGAAATATGTATTTCCTTTATATGTGTTTAAAGAAGTCATATATTCATTGATAGAGTCAACCACATCAAGTGTTGGAGCCAATATTGCCTTCTTTTCCAAGTATGTTGgatcataaaaaatattggaGTATGATGGATATGTACTTTCCACAATAGTTGCAATGGGATCTCAAGAACATTTCAACAAATTCTCTTCTAGAATAGTAATGTTTTCACATCCAATTGTTTGCCCTTGAATTTCTCCATCTCCTATGTTCGCAATCCATTCTGAGAATTGTTTTAGCTTTTCATAGTCACTATTTGAGGATGGGCTTTGAAGTCGCATATTTTTTGTCAGACGTAACACTTTACAGTATGACCACAAGTAAGATGCATTTATTGTCGCATTAACAATATCATGTCTACTTCTTTTTGGTATAACTGGCAAAACTTGTCGAAAGTCTCCCCAAAATACAATAGTTTTTTCTCCAAAAGACATCTCTAAACTTTTTGGATTGCAAAAACTCAATACATCACCCATACTTCTATCAAGTGCTTCAAAGCAATGCTTATGCATCATTTgtgcttcatcccaaattataagtttgcacttaataatgagttatGTAAGATGGCTACCTTGTTTGATattgagtcattttcatttttggtcctactgttattggggcattgccaaatttagtccacttcattaattttttccaCAGTgtggccaatcttatttagttcttgccacttttagtccaccattaaaattttcgtcaaatagccatccaaaacaggggtatctttggtcttttcatgctttggtaatctctttgaccctttgcagtggttttccttacacattttcatccaatgaagaggtccgacgaaagccatgtgagccacattacaaacccatggctttcgccggacctcttcattgaatgaaaatgtgtaaggaaaaccactacaaagggtagaAGAGgttatcaaagcatgaaaagacaaaaatacccttgttttggacggttatttgacaaaaattttaacggtggactaaaagtggcaaggactaaataagactggccgcaatgtggcaaaaattaatgaagtggactaaaattggcaatgccccaataacagtaggaccaaaaatgaaaatgactctttgATATTATATGTTGAATCCTCATTTGGGGTTAGGAGAATTGCAAACCTTGAATCAGTTGAATGCGTAGTCCTTCCGCCGGGTAATAATAGAGAAGCTATACCACTTGAAGCAACATTAAGAACTATTTCTCCCTTTGATCTCAATGCTGTCGAAAGAGTTCTCCAAACAAATGGCTTTCCAGTTCCTCCATAAccgtagacaaaaaaaaaaaactcctcctTGATTTGAATTTACATCATTCATTATTGTGTTGTAGATATCATGTTGCTCAGGTGTTAGATTTGATACCAACTCTTTGTGCTCTTCTTTAAGTTCTACTTTGTCATAACATATCTCATCATACACCAACCTATTCATCAAATTGGCCGAACGGTCAAAGATCTGGAATTGACATTTGTTGGTAATCATGTAGGCTCTTCCCACATCTTTTCAACAATTTATCAATCTCAACTaatgcttgattttttatttcatccACACTGAGGattaaatctaaaaaatattaaacaatatatgTTAGAAAAGTATCACCATCTTggaactaataatattagacattaaataaaatattaaagcaaAGAGATAAATACATACCTTGGAAGTTCAATATGTTACGTTGTTTGTACATAATATCATCGGACATATATGTCCAACATTTGTCCCAAACCACTTCCGGACAGCTTAAACAATTTGAGAATAACAATGTTGTGAATAAATTTCTTAACTCTCCTGCAGTTGCCCACTGACTTGCTTAAACAATTCCATCAATATATTCTTTGTCGTCTTCCAATAGCCCAAGTGCATAACATGCATCACGGTAATTGTCATACAACACCCCATTTATTGTTCTTAAGTCTTCATAACACGTAGGCCCTCAGATTACATTCAAAAGACATCTCAAATAGTACATCTCACCACTTCCaggagaaacaaaaaaaaaactcgacCAATTGAGAATCCTCGTTGTCTTGGAACAAATTCCCTTGTTGCTTGTTTCCAAACGAACTTTGTTGGCATCTCCGCATAAGTTAGTTGCTTTGCCTCTGAGTATTTTTTGTTTGCCTCTAGCCAAGCCAGAAACATGCTATGTTTTACCGTATGTCGTGCTACAATGACATCGATTGGAGCATCCTCATCAAAATAAATGCTTTGTTCATTTGACAGATGAAAATTCAAGCCCTCTATAGAAGGATATctgtattgtatttcaaaaCTTAATATCCTCCAAGCAGCTTCGCAAGGCGATACATATCAACAATCGTAATACATTTTGACCTCATCAATAATTGTCCCAGATTGCTTATCTGTAGCACTTTGATAAAAAGAAGTTATAACTCGATCGTTGCCTTTCTTTACGTGCTTGAATAGATATTTGATAGATCGAGATTGGTTACACCACTCAACATTTATATGAGCACCGTACTTAAGCAAGAGGTAACGGTTGTGTGGAACCACATATCTGTTGTCAAGTTCAACACCAGCCTTCGTGACTGTCCTACCGTTGTCTCTACGCCTATATATCGGATACCCATCTTCACCAACATATGTACCATCTACAAACTTCTTTGGAAAACTCTTAGAGAAATGTCCGTTAGACATGCACAGAGAGTTAGGTCCCACAATACCACATGGTCCATGATTCATAAAGTCAGATACTGCATCATAGTATTTAGGATCTGTTTGTTGATTTGGTATTTCAGCAGAGATGATATTATTAATGTCATCACCGGCGAAATTTTTGTCCTTTGAGTACAAAAAGAGCAAAATATGAGCATGCGACAATTCACGCTTTTGAAATTCTATAGTGTATACAACTGCAGAAGTGTTGAAAAATATTAGTAAAGTAAATGATAATTCTGAAATTTCGTAATGTATTAtaacaatttaacaaaaaaCAATGAGACGACTTCTTACTACATAACTTACTTGCTCTTACGGTCCCAAATACTCCATTACGCCTTAGATCATTAACCAATGCATCCAACTTCATTTTAAATACTCAACACACAATATCTGGACGATCTTCTGGTTTCAGATTCCTTTTCCCAACAAATCTCATAATCTCAGGCCATTTTGGATTACTTGTGAATGCTATAAACAAATTAGGATAGTCTGTCCATCTGCATATAGCCATTGCATCTTGATAATTTTGGATCATGTATCTAGCTCCTCTAGTGAACGTTGAAGGCAATATGACACGTTTTCCTTGAGAACTCGGATTTGTTTCACCACGAACCAAAACATCGGATAATCCTTTATACATATCACACCTTAGTTGTTTTTGGTTTGCTTGCACgtatttttgaatactataatatacataattatagtaatttgattgtttacgaatataaaataaaaaaatacgcaagatttaaatattttgaaccataattgaattgcatggtatattatcatgagatgaatttaattacgtacattaacataatatagtaatatttttttaatactataatatacatcatatagtaatttgattgttggaatttatattttttttgaatattatcatgagagaaatttaattacgtacattaacataatatagtaatatttttttaaatactataatatacatcatatagtaatttgattgttggaatttatattttttttgaatattatcatgagaggaatttaattatgtacattaacataatatagtaatattttttttgaatactataatatacatcatatagtaatttgattgttgatttttttttaatattatcatgagaggagtttaattatgtacattaacataatatagtaatttttttgaataatataatatacatcatataataatttgattgttacgaatataaaatataaaaaatacgtaaaattaaaatattttggaccataattgaattgcatggtatatcaTCATGAggggaatttaattacgtacaacataatatagtaatattttttaatactataatatacatcatatagtaatatatatatatatatatatatatatatatatatatatatatatattaaaaatacgcaagattaaaatattttgaaccataattgaattgcatggtataataactataattttgcttaataattattactattttgttaatatatgtacataaataaggaattcatacaggaatggaatttaataaaatatttcattaattttcgtGTATAATacggaatggaatcatatttttaatattttgtcaattttagcaataaataaggaatgataaggaaaactagaatttctgataaggaattattatataatattatgttgaccgatttcaaaatttttagactaaaatgagcgggaaagttaacacttctgtttatatatatatatatatatatatgggaataCATTTCTCTTGCATCAATTTCAAATGGGCTTGAATTTTGTGTGATTAGTATTGTAATTAGTTAtgtaattatgataataataagtCGGGCAAGCCACATTATGACCATAGAAGTAGGCAAAATaagaagtaataataaaaatacgATAAGTTGCCTTTGTcagaaagtaataaaatttattttcccaataaatttatttttaatgtgatacatTATGAAATgaatgttattaattattagacaTGGTTCAtgttatattacattattacataATCAGATCAAAATACTTAGACACTGCATACATGATTCATGTTATATTACATAATCATGGTGATGTTTACATTACAATATTACATGTCTTTGTTCGATATCAAAAGAtgtgacattttttaaaattaattttaaattttcaaaaattatattcaaaattaatttttatcatttttttagaaAGATTTTCATTCTttccaaaattttgaaaacGTTAAATTCGAGAACATAATAATAGTCAAATTggtcattttattatataatattactccCTCTTATTGTGTTCCCACACCATCACAACATGGATAACGGAAACACGTTTCTTTTGCGTAAATTTGAAATGTGCTTGAATTTAGTGTGATTAGTATtgtaattatgataataacaAGTGGGGCATGCCGTTTCAATTTGAAATGAACGTGAATTTGCATTGTAATgattaatattgttataataatgtaataattaaGGACACGTTGAAGACCTTATTACAGCAATTGGTAGAACTTATTTGACGTTTACGGCAAATGCATTGTATGCAGACCAACATGCTTACATGCATTCCTCACTCATTCTACATCTATGTTGTCCTATTTAAACTCTTCACTTGTTGTGAATTGGCCACAAAGGTCTTCAAGTCTTAAACCTCTCCCTTCTCAACTCCATCAGTAGTTTAGTTAGCCATCTCCACTTCAATGAGTTAACATCTTGACAAAAAACCTCTTCTCTTGTCTTTTACTTCAATACGTCTAATGTTTTTAAGTCTTCATGGAATGCATCCAGTATAGACATTCCATGGTGGATGACCAATCATCATCCATTGAACTCATCTTTGTGACATCCTTAGATGAACACCATAATAGATCTTATGAGAATGGACTTTGTGAGAAATCGAAACACTATCACTCTAAATGGAGTGACAGTCTTCATCACCGCTTCTTCAATGTAGTTGAAAGATTTGGAGGAAACAAAGTTAATCAATTTCATGCACATAAATTTATCTCTCAGATTCAGTTGTTTCATAAATTTAGGAGAATGTAACATATCTTTTGCTAATGTCACCCTTAGCTTAGAGGGAATGTTTTTTTCACTGACTTAGTTTCTATTTGACATTATAATCAATCAAATCAATCTTAATCCATTGAACTCATCTTTGTGATGTTCTTAGATGAAAATCAAGCTTATGGTTTTAAGCTTTGTGAGAAATCAAAAGACCCTTTGTCTGAGTGGAGTGCCTGTCTTCATCATCGCTTCTCCAATGTAGTTGAAAGACTTGGAGGGCAAAAAGGTAACTAATTTCATgcacataaatttatttatcgATCTTCAATTGCTTCATAAATTTAGGAGAATGTAACATATCGATCGTTTGCTAATATCACCCTTAGTTTAGAGGGAAAGTTTTTTCAATGGGCTTAGTTTCTATTTGACATTATAATCAATCAAATCAATCTTCATCCATTGAACTCATCTTTGTGATGTTGTTAGATGAAAATCAAGCTTATGGTGTTACGCTTTGTGATAAATGGAAACAACCTCAATCCGAGTGGAGTGTCTGTTTTCATCACCGCTTCCTCAATGTAGTTGAAAGACTTGGAGGAAAGAAAGGTACTAAATTTCATGcgtataaatttatttatcgaTCTTCAATTGTTTCATAGATTGGATTCTTGATTTTAAGGAAACAACGTAACAAAGTTTAATGATAAATTGAGGAGGAGAATGTATACTAGTTTTTGTTATTATCACCTctacatgaatttttttttcaattgactgagttcctttatatatatatatatatatatatatatatatatatatatatatatataatcagtcAAACCAATAACGGAAAGAATTAAAGACATTTATTAGggtgacaagtaattaaaataGATAGGATGCTCTTAAAAAATAttccatctgtcccattttatgtgtctgattcggttaacgagacttgactggatgttatttttaattcaaatttttaaaaaatattccatctgtcccattttatgtgtctgattcggttaacgagacttgactggatgttatttttaattcaaatttttatataatattaagtttagtattaatttactatatatatatatatatagaaactacactaatagtactattaaacacaaaaaattaaatttaaaaataaatgaaaaataataaagaaaataaacaaaagaataaagagttggtttgaccaatgaatagtaagtgtGGCAGATAAAATGGACAGTGAGAatagtaaatattaaaataatttttgaagatGTATGTGTGTTTGGTgtgtgcctatatatatatatatatatatatatatatatatatatatatatatatactagttaaCTAATTGAAGGAACCATTTCATATTAAGATGAATGGTTGCAATGAACCgagtaaaataattattgattttatgaaTCTTTGAATATTAATGTTAACACAATTATTACTGTTATTagtaattacggagtatatgtttTCTAGAtacaaataaatacatatatttttatttggtaaGCTAGTTTCCTATGTTGTTGTCATATAAATAGGATAATCCTTTCAATGTTTTTATGATAAATATTCCAACATCTTgctatgttattttattttaaaaaattattagtgTCATTAGCCTtttgctcaaatggcatgtagtggctcttgtgcttcaattggTTCAAAACTcaccaaaaaatattaatatataaaataatgaggTAAGATTTTTAGATTTACCATCACCTTCTTCAGAGACTAAAATATGATCATTATTTTACCGATTAACATTTTTCGGTGAGTTTTGGTTGGCAGTTTGAccagagtgaccaaaattgataaaaattgaataattaaggtactaaattgacagttttgaaagtcatgaattgaaattaacatgacccaataataaaccaaaagtgaaattaactctGTAAATTATATTAGATCTTAActgttttcttttttgattCATCATTGCAGGTGCAACTCCAAAAGCCATTCTGGAACTGATGAATGAAAAGGACCTAACATTAAATCAAGTTAGGAACCACTTTCAGGTCAGGAAGAAACCCTTATTTCTACCTCTAAACACAACatggaatttatttattttgaaataaattaataaatctaTATATTGAATTTGTGGTACCAAGATCCATCGTACCGCACCCAGTGTTTGGATCAGGAGCAACAGGCCTCGGTGCCCAACACCATCGTCTTCAAGAAGTTATTTCCTAAGAGCAGATCGATGCCGGTCGATAACAATGCAACCAATTCACTATTAAACTATTTTAATGAacaaaaactaatttttttttggtttactttcttgtattCATGACTAACTAACGCATTCTTGATTTACATTTCTTGAACAGATTGGTGTTGAGGGGAAGAATAATGACGCACCAGATAATTTGATGATGTCTAGTGATGAAAACCCGACCAGGGCCATCTTCCtcggcaaaaacttgtgtgagaccgtctcactgtaagaccgtctcactgtCAGACGAGtcggtcgggtcgggtcaagatgcaaatgtaatacttatatgcataaatgtcatacttatatgctcaaatgtaataccaatcaggaataaaatttttgttacgggtaaatgtaatacttttaatgtaaaatacaatacttttacatttcgacttaaaagtattgcatttttcctaaaaagtattatattttccttataagtatgGGGCACTtgtcgacccgacccgactcgtctcacgaataaaggtccgtgagacggtctcacacaagtgtgacccatctTCCTCAGCTGCAAGGAATGAGGTTAAAGGCAATGGTCCTCTTCATCTCACTCCTCCATCAGACCGCCAGCCGTCGAAGATCTTATGGTTTCAGGGGAAATGCCTGAATTTCTTTTCCTGTAGTAATTCCTAAttatatgtaagtatatattaACTTGCATTAGGGGCTTTaaattgtatgtatgtatgtatgtatctagCTAGTTGTTTTTGTGATTGTAGTGGAACTATTTGATCAGTATTTATGATTTTTAAGACAATTAAAGCTTAGGAAGTTATAATTAATGCATGATTTAGGATTGAAAATTATAGTAGAATGTTGGTTGTAAATTGTCTAAAGATTGCACAGTTTATGCACagaaagttaaaattaaatCCAAACCAACACACAATTATAATCCTcatttatgtatgtataatcTAAGGTTCCGTAATATATTGAATCCGACAATGAAGCCAAACATTAAACAAAGTTTTCCTAGTTGGATTAAAGTTTTAGACGTGGAATCAAACATTTTATCTTTGAAATGGACAATTAAAGCTTACTAATCCTCACCTTGCTCATCCCCTCTCCCCCACCATTGTTAGTGACTGCCTTATATCCTTAGAATGAGGAATTTTAAGGTAGCCTAACATATGATTTCTCAAAGAAGAAGTATCATATTTTTTACTCTCACATGTAAAGAGTTTTGCACAATACAGACACTTCTCTTTAATAATAACTCCACTCTTAACATTTAGGATATTTGTAAAGTGATCTCAAACTTTAGATCGAGACTCAacttctttcattttctttgcaAGAAAATTGGAAGAGGATGCATAAGCTGCTGAGTATTTAATTTAGTACCTTGAGCTTCCACATCATGTTCCTTCGTTGAGATTGGAGGATGTCTAGATAAACTCATAAAATAATGTTTTCCATCTATAAGGATGGACGACATtagttaagaaaaaaaaagaaggccacataaactcaaataaatatatacacataaatccATCAGAAATTAAGAACATATACTAATAATGTCAATCATTTTATGTATGCATTACTGTGAAGATGTTTTACTACTTTATGAGAAAGTCTTGCTGTAAGGATGTTTTACTGCTCCCAGGCCGATTTTTTGATATGCGGGGCCCTGTGCTGATAACTAAGTGAGGTCCtatcaaattataaataaattgtgaattgaaaaaaaattgcaaagagaaaaatgtaaaaaacctaatttttggccaatataatcacaaatacatatactaaataTTAGGCCAGtgctggactaggggcccccaaaatttttggggccctgtgcggtcgcacatcttgcacgccctaaaatccggcacTGACTGCCTTTCAAACTTATCTTACTGTCATTATTTGTCAACATCATTCACTTCTCATCCTTTATTGTCCTTGATCCTTTGCTATTATGGACAATTTGATAATACGTTTACAGAAGGTCGGACATGGTTGAGCCTTCGCCCAGACTATACCTAAGTTTGAGTAAGGATGTCAATTGGACCAGCCTGCTATATTTGGGACTAATTTGTAGGGCTGTTGAGCTTATCGGCTTGGActaaataatctttttttttttttttgtttcttttttttgtttttggattgGGTTGTCTCTAACTCTAAACTACGGGCTGTTATGTTGATTCAACGGGCTGAAccactaaacaaaaaataaaaaataagagtgGGTATCCACATTCGATGGAGCGggatgaattttaaaaatgagttagaatgatataatatagataaaaatatgttatatatatatatatatatatatatatatatatatatatatagagagagagagagagagagaaagagtatttatatactatatatagagTATCTACATATAGTACGTATTATATACAATGTATAGTgtgtgcgtgtatatatatatactagttatcacacgcgcgttgcgcgattaaaccaatgtccaatgcgtatttttGAATTAGTGTCCTTAATTGGTTatagtagtcatataataatgactaatgagagagaaacaatagattagggagttaggagtaattaaaatgtgtagattatagatgaatatataatgagaaccgtaccacaacattacatacaaggatacaagtatagatgaacagattatacaatagatatatt
This portion of the Ipomoea triloba cultivar NCNSP0323 chromosome 5, ASM357664v1 genome encodes:
- the LOC116020410 gene encoding myb family transcription factor PHL8-like — translated: MECIQYRHSMVDDQSSSIELIFVTSLDEHHNRSYENGLYENQAYGFKLCEKSKDPLSEWSACLHHRFSNVVERLGGQKDENQAYGVTLCDKWKQPQSEWSVCFHHRFLNVVERLGGKKGATPKAILELMNEKDLTLNQVRNHFQIGVEGKNNDAPDNLMMSSDENPTRAIFLGKNLCETVSL